One Sphaerisporangium krabiense DNA segment encodes these proteins:
- a CDS encoding M64 family metallopeptidase, producing MRRFPLLMGAVLASVSFAVPAAAGDTPPTRRMEVFAEDGTITRAEVTPPSPRPHARATGPAGAVTPVEVNGPSDHRIDLVFLGDGYTAGEQGSYAGQVKANWELLAAREPFKSYRKLFNVWRVDIVSPVSGVSGDPTADVVKNTPLGSAYWCDGLERLLCADVDAARSYAALAPDADQIALLANSAKYGGAGYTDEELVTFSGGHPLAGEILPHELGHSLGDLADEYPYYSRPGDGSEYTGPERPEANVSIRDAARMTAEQAKWFRWLGEPTPDGGAIGAFEGALYTEKGIYRPSDDSLMRTLRREFNLVGRERMIKSFYDVTGLIDARTPGAAPVPRKSTLSIRPVPVEGLDIRWYVDGHERRPWAGRTSVTVNGQGDGGEVTVVVTDRTPSVRDPAYRADALTESVTWKVSRK from the coding sequence GTGCGCCGATTCCCCTTGCTCATGGGCGCCGTGCTGGCGAGCGTGAGCTTCGCCGTCCCGGCCGCCGCCGGTGACACTCCGCCCACCCGCCGCATGGAGGTGTTCGCCGAGGACGGCACCATCACCCGTGCCGAGGTGACGCCCCCGTCCCCGCGCCCCCACGCCCGCGCCACCGGACCCGCGGGCGCCGTGACGCCGGTCGAGGTCAACGGCCCGAGCGACCACCGCATCGACCTGGTCTTCCTCGGCGACGGCTACACCGCGGGCGAGCAGGGCTCCTACGCCGGCCAGGTCAAGGCCAACTGGGAGCTGCTCGCGGCCCGGGAGCCGTTCAAGAGCTATCGGAAGCTGTTCAACGTGTGGCGGGTCGACATCGTGTCCCCCGTCTCGGGCGTGAGCGGCGACCCGACCGCCGACGTCGTCAAGAACACCCCGCTGGGCAGTGCCTACTGGTGCGACGGGCTGGAGCGCCTGCTGTGCGCGGACGTCGACGCGGCCCGGTCGTACGCGGCGCTGGCCCCGGACGCCGACCAGATCGCGCTGCTGGCCAACAGCGCCAAGTACGGCGGGGCCGGCTACACCGACGAGGAGCTCGTCACGTTCTCGGGCGGGCACCCGCTCGCCGGGGAGATCCTGCCGCACGAGCTCGGCCACTCGCTCGGCGACCTGGCGGACGAGTACCCGTACTACTCGCGGCCGGGCGACGGCAGCGAGTACACCGGCCCCGAGCGCCCGGAGGCCAACGTCTCGATCAGGGACGCGGCCCGGATGACCGCCGAGCAGGCCAAATGGTTCCGCTGGCTCGGCGAGCCGACGCCCGACGGCGGCGCGATCGGCGCCTTCGAGGGCGCGCTCTACACCGAGAAGGGCATCTACCGGCCCAGTGACGACTCGCTGATGCGCACGCTGCGCAGGGAGTTCAACCTGGTCGGCCGGGAAAGGATGATCAAATCGTTCTACGACGTGACCGGCCTGATCGACGCGCGCACGCCCGGCGCCGCGCCGGTGCCCCGCAAGTCCACGCTGTCGATCAGGCCGGTCCCCGTCGAGGGCCTCGACATCCGCTGGTACGTGGACGGCCACGAACGCAGGCCGTGGGCCGGGCGCACGTCCGTCACCGTGAACGGCCAGGGCGACGGCGGCGAGGTGACCGTGGTGGTCACCGACCGCACCCCGTCCGTCCGCGACCCCGCCTACCGGGCGGACGCCCTCACCGAGTCCGTGACGTGGAAGGTGTCCCGCAAGTAG
- a CDS encoding helix-turn-helix domain-containing protein, with protein MTDAASPAEDAGRPDGPAAIGRRVQRLRTAQGMTQRQLAEPAYTAAYVSTLEAGRVRPSEAALRHLAGRLGVTSDELLTGRPAHLATDLRVSLLDAQRTLATGAAEDAAADYARLLADAERHGLAGERVAATLGLGQCALETGDLDAARAHFEAAERLLSDAPLPRRARAVRGRAVAHYLAGELRYACYLLETAIAGLDAAGLRDPEALVLLHTAVIAPYMDLGAHARAAQAAEFALSLAPQVSDPALVASMHRTVARTLIAEGRTEEARTSLAKAAELYEGLQIRTELAHCHWMRGYVHAQDGDLESAEAELRTARDMLASKRASLYTAQVEVELADVLRRRGRAQEAEGLLRRLLGELHPDRGAVHAGGARRLLGLIAEERGDLAAAEEHYGAALALLRRSGAAGDLADICLLLGDLLRRLGRAEAAMDVYRTGLGPLGTPGSTTLGPAGPPLPPPA; from the coding sequence GTGACCGACGCAGCCTCGCCCGCGGAGGACGCCGGACGGCCCGACGGGCCCGCGGCGATCGGGCGGCGGGTCCAGCGGCTGCGTACGGCTCAGGGAATGACGCAGCGGCAGCTCGCCGAGCCCGCCTACACGGCGGCGTACGTGTCCACCCTGGAGGCGGGGCGGGTGCGCCCGTCGGAGGCCGCGCTGCGGCACCTGGCCGGACGTCTGGGCGTGACCAGCGACGAACTGCTGACGGGCCGTCCCGCCCACCTCGCCACCGACCTCCGCGTGAGCCTGCTGGACGCCCAGCGGACGCTCGCCACCGGGGCCGCCGAGGACGCCGCGGCGGACTACGCGCGGCTCCTCGCCGACGCCGAGCGCCACGGCCTGGCCGGGGAACGGGTGGCCGCCACGCTCGGGCTCGGGCAGTGCGCGCTGGAGACCGGCGACCTCGACGCCGCCCGCGCCCACTTCGAGGCCGCCGAACGGCTGCTGTCCGACGCGCCCCTCCCGCGGCGGGCCAGGGCCGTCCGCGGGCGCGCCGTCGCGCACTACCTCGCCGGCGAGCTGCGCTACGCCTGCTATCTGCTGGAGACGGCGATCGCGGGCCTCGACGCGGCGGGCCTGCGCGACCCGGAGGCCTTGGTGCTGCTGCACACGGCCGTCATCGCCCCGTACATGGACCTCGGCGCGCACGCCCGCGCCGCGCAGGCGGCGGAGTTCGCGCTCAGCCTGGCGCCCCAGGTCTCCGATCCCGCGCTGGTCGCGTCCATGCACAGGACGGTCGCCCGCACGCTCATCGCGGAGGGGCGTACCGAAGAGGCCCGGACGTCCCTCGCCAAGGCGGCGGAGCTGTACGAGGGGCTGCAGATCCGGACGGAGCTGGCGCACTGCCACTGGATGCGCGGCTACGTCCACGCCCAGGACGGCGACCTGGAGTCCGCCGAGGCCGAGCTGCGCACCGCCCGGGACATGCTGGCCTCCAAGCGCGCCTCCCTCTACACGGCGCAGGTCGAGGTGGAGCTGGCGGACGTGCTGCGCCGCCGCGGCCGGGCGCAGGAGGCCGAGGGGCTGCTGCGGCGGCTGCTCGGCGAGCTGCACCCCGACCGCGGCGCCGTCCACGCGGGCGGGGCGCGGCGGCTGCTCGGGCTGATCGCCGAGGAACGGGGCGACCTGGCGGCCGCCGAGGAGCACTACGGCGCCGCGCTGGCCCTGCTGCGGCGCTCGGGCGCCGCCGGGGATCTGGCGGACATCTGCCTGCTTCTCGGCGACCTGCTGCGCCGCCTGGGCCGCGCCGAGGCGGCCATGGACGTCTACCGCACCGGCCTCGGCCCTCTCGGCACCCCGGGTTCCACCACCCTCGGCCCGGCCGGCCCCCCGCTGCCTCCCCCCGCCTGA
- a CDS encoding small ribosomal subunit Rsm22 family protein, with protein MITLPDELRDALDDMIGGYREQDLARSAGLLTARYRETGPDPALRSETDVAAYTATRMPATYAAVTTALTQAAAAMPESRPVSHLDVGGGTGAAVWAASAVWPSLRHVSVIEREPAVIAVGRRLAAASAHPGVKNATWQRSAIRTDLTPPSADLVTISYVLAELPAAAQEPVVRWLAGRGTTVAIVEPGTPQGYARVLAARDLLVGLGMRIAAPCPHTSACPLPEGDWCHFSARLPRTGLHRRLKAAELGHEDEKFSYVVATSAPVAAAEGRILRHPRTRKGLVTLTLCADEVTELNVSKRHGDAYRAARDAAWGDPWP; from the coding sequence ATGATCACTTTGCCCGATGAGCTCAGGGACGCCCTGGACGACATGATCGGCGGCTACCGCGAGCAGGACCTGGCCCGGTCGGCGGGCCTGCTCACCGCTCGCTACCGGGAGACGGGGCCCGACCCGGCGCTCCGGTCGGAGACCGACGTGGCGGCCTACACCGCCACCCGCATGCCCGCCACGTACGCGGCCGTCACCACGGCGCTCACGCAGGCCGCCGCGGCCATGCCGGAATCACGGCCGGTGAGCCACCTGGACGTCGGAGGCGGCACGGGCGCGGCCGTCTGGGCGGCGAGCGCCGTCTGGCCGTCCCTGCGGCACGTCTCCGTGATCGAGCGCGAGCCGGCCGTCATCGCGGTCGGCCGCCGGCTCGCCGCCGCCTCGGCCCATCCCGGGGTCAAGAACGCCACGTGGCAGCGGTCCGCCATCCGGACCGACCTGACCCCGCCGTCCGCCGACCTCGTCACGATCTCCTACGTGCTTGCGGAGCTGCCGGCCGCCGCGCAGGAGCCGGTCGTGCGGTGGCTGGCCGGGCGGGGCACCACGGTCGCCATCGTGGAACCCGGCACGCCGCAGGGGTACGCCCGCGTTCTCGCGGCCCGCGACCTGCTGGTCGGACTGGGGATGCGGATCGCGGCGCCGTGCCCGCACACGTCCGCCTGCCCGCTCCCGGAGGGCGACTGGTGCCATTTCTCGGCCCGGCTGCCCCGCACGGGGCTGCACCGCCGGTTGAAGGCGGCGGAGCTGGGCCACGAGGACGAGAAGTTCTCCTACGTCGTCGCCACCTCCGCGCCGGTCGCGGCCGCGGAGGGCAGGATCCTCCGGCATCCGCGCACCCGCAAGGGCCTGGTCACGCTGACCCTGTGCGCGGACGAGGTGACCGAGCTGAACGTGTCCAAGCGGCATGGCGACGCCTACCGCGCCGCCAGGGACGCGGCCTGGGGCGACCCCTGGCCGTAG
- a CDS encoding polyprenol monophosphomannose synthase yields MTQRDSRAISEGDTATGARAANAVRLPEPWASSAVTVVLPTYNEATNLPAILGALFALPLPALRVLVVDDNSPDGTGELAESLAKEEYGTDRLSVLHRPGKQGLGRAYVHGIGHALDQGADYVVQMDADLSHPPEAVPQMLGTLLSTEADVVIGSRYATGGALAEDWSLHRKALSAWANFYVRVLLHMRVRDVTAGFKLWRRETLHAIDVAGVTSNGYAFQVEMNYRTIRRGLKIVEVPIRFEERRDGSSKMSLGVQLESALMPFKLMRHTPDLTPEPPPSEPSPSEPAASSEPPAADR; encoded by the coding sequence ATGACTCAACGTGACTCACGAGCAATATCAGAGGGCGACACCGCGACGGGTGCGCGCGCCGCCAACGCCGTACGCCTGCCCGAGCCATGGGCGTCGTCGGCCGTGACGGTGGTGCTGCCCACCTACAACGAGGCCACCAACCTCCCCGCGATCCTGGGCGCCCTGTTCGCGCTGCCCCTGCCGGCGCTGCGCGTGCTCGTCGTCGACGACAACTCGCCGGACGGCACCGGCGAGCTGGCGGAAAGCCTCGCCAAGGAGGAATACGGGACCGACCGCCTGTCGGTGCTGCACCGCCCCGGCAAGCAGGGCCTCGGCCGCGCCTACGTCCACGGCATCGGCCACGCGCTGGACCAGGGGGCCGACTACGTCGTCCAGATGGACGCCGACCTGTCCCACCCGCCCGAGGCCGTCCCGCAGATGCTCGGCACGCTGCTGTCGACCGAGGCCGACGTCGTGATCGGCAGCCGGTACGCCACCGGAGGCGCGCTCGCCGAGGACTGGTCGCTGCACCGCAAGGCGCTGTCGGCCTGGGCGAACTTCTACGTCCGCGTGCTGCTGCACATGCGCGTGCGGGACGTCACCGCCGGGTTCAAGCTGTGGCGGCGCGAGACCCTGCACGCGATCGACGTCGCCGGGGTGACGAGCAACGGGTACGCCTTCCAGGTCGAGATGAACTACCGCACGATCAGGCGCGGGCTGAAGATCGTCGAGGTGCCCATCCGGTTCGAGGAGCGGCGCGACGGGAGCAGCAAGATGAGCCTCGGCGTCCAGCTCGAGTCGGCGCTCATGCCGTTCAAGCTCATGCGCCACACGCCGGACCTCACCCCCGAGCCCCCGCCGTCCGAGCCTTCGCCGTCCGAGCCCGCGGCGTCTTCCGAGCCTCCGGCCGCCGATCGCTGA
- a CDS encoding sensor histidine kinase, which translates to MRGRLATVPRGVRALRRGPGLRARLTLIYSGLFFGAGTALLLTTYLMTARALDRQFVIRLPPLGEPSPGRDRKFLAFQIGKDYVAQIEQGKQQVIQDLLQNSALIMAGIGILAIILGYMVADRALRPLHRVTEAAERLSESTLHERIALAGPHDDVKRLADTFDAMLDRLQRAFDAQRRFALNASHELRTPLAINRTLLEVALEEPDASEDLTRLGKALLSTNARHERLIEGLLLLTRSEHELVARRPVDVRDIAQGVVELLEPTARRRRITVTERLGPATAGGDPVLIERCVFNLVENALKYNVKDGRVEVEVTADGGNVVIRVENTGPLIPGHEVADLFEPFHRLRERVGSAQGSGLGLSIVRAIVNAHGGTVEASPRAEGGLTITVRLPAAPRTLLQAR; encoded by the coding sequence ATGAGGGGACGGCTCGCCACGGTGCCGCGCGGGGTGAGGGCGCTTCGGCGCGGCCCCGGCCTGCGGGCCCGGCTCACGCTGATCTACAGCGGCCTGTTCTTCGGCGCGGGCACGGCCCTGCTGCTGACGACGTACCTGATGACGGCCCGCGCGCTGGACCGGCAGTTCGTCATCCGCCTGCCCCCGCTGGGGGAGCCCTCCCCGGGGCGGGACAGGAAGTTCCTGGCCTTCCAGATCGGCAAGGACTACGTCGCGCAGATCGAGCAGGGCAAGCAGCAGGTGATCCAGGATCTCCTCCAGAACTCGGCGCTGATCATGGCCGGGATCGGCATCCTGGCGATCATCCTCGGCTACATGGTCGCCGACCGCGCGCTGCGTCCGCTGCACCGCGTCACCGAGGCCGCAGAACGGCTGTCGGAGAGCACGTTGCACGAGCGCATCGCGCTCGCCGGGCCGCACGACGACGTCAAACGGCTGGCCGACACCTTCGACGCGATGCTGGACCGGCTGCAACGGGCGTTCGACGCCCAGCGCCGCTTCGCGCTCAACGCCTCCCACGAGCTGCGCACGCCGCTGGCGATCAACCGGACCCTGCTGGAGGTCGCCCTGGAGGAGCCGGACGCCTCGGAGGACCTCACCCGGCTCGGCAAGGCGCTGCTCAGCACCAACGCGCGGCACGAACGGCTCATCGAGGGCCTCCTGCTGCTCACCCGGTCCGAGCACGAGCTGGTGGCCCGCAGGCCGGTGGACGTCCGGGACATCGCGCAAGGGGTGGTCGAGCTGCTGGAGCCGACCGCCCGGCGCCGGCGGATCACCGTCACCGAGCGCCTCGGCCCGGCGACGGCGGGCGGCGACCCCGTGCTGATCGAGCGCTGCGTCTTCAACCTGGTGGAGAACGCGCTGAAGTACAACGTCAAGGACGGCAGGGTCGAGGTGGAGGTCACCGCCGACGGCGGGAACGTCGTGATCCGTGTGGAGAACACCGGGCCGCTGATCCCGGGGCACGAGGTCGCCGACCTGTTCGAGCCGTTCCACCGCCTGCGCGAGCGCGTCGGCTCCGCCCAGGGCTCCGGCCTCGGCCTGTCGATCGTCCGCGCCATCGTCAACGCCCACGGCGGCACGGTCGAGGCCTCGCCGCGCGCCGAGGGCGGCCTGACGATCACCGTACGCCTGCCCGCCGCGCCCCGCACCCTCCTCCAGGCCCGCTGA
- a CDS encoding peptidoglycan-binding protein translates to MGVRRLAVVSAGVTAVLAGAATAAVMSAGTGTAEAPPKAAPSRTAEVTRGDLVDTTTVDGELTYTGERRVYAGAAGTVTAVAEDGATITRGRALLKVDRRPLVLMYGALPLYRPLSIGVSDGPDVRQLERNLKALGYGDDMTVDDEFTYATRRAVLEWQEDRGLVETGQVDAGQVVFLPGPVRVSGAEVAVGDPVNPGRRVLSVTSTRRTVHVDLDTDDQSMARKGAPVTIELPGGARVKGTISEVGTVARASGGDAGQGGGDATIDVEITLRSAAKVGRLDQAPVSVGMESERVKDVLSVPVEALLALSEGGFGVEVVEGSGTRIIAVETGAYGGGRVEVSGDGLAAGMKVGVPDR, encoded by the coding sequence ATGGGAGTTCGGCGCCTGGCCGTCGTGTCGGCCGGGGTGACCGCGGTCCTGGCCGGGGCGGCGACGGCGGCGGTGATGAGCGCGGGCACGGGCACGGCCGAGGCGCCGCCCAAGGCCGCGCCGTCCCGGACGGCCGAGGTCACGCGCGGCGACCTGGTGGACACCACCACGGTCGACGGCGAACTGACCTACACCGGGGAGCGCCGGGTGTACGCCGGCGCGGCGGGCACCGTGACGGCGGTCGCGGAGGACGGCGCGACGATCACCCGCGGCCGTGCCCTGCTGAAGGTGGACCGCAGGCCGCTCGTGCTGATGTACGGCGCGCTGCCGCTCTACCGGCCGCTGTCGATCGGCGTGTCCGACGGGCCGGACGTGCGGCAGCTCGAACGCAACCTGAAGGCGCTCGGGTACGGCGACGACATGACGGTGGACGACGAGTTCACCTACGCCACCAGGCGCGCGGTCCTGGAGTGGCAGGAGGACCGGGGGCTGGTCGAGACAGGGCAGGTGGACGCGGGCCAGGTGGTCTTCCTTCCCGGGCCCGTGCGCGTGTCCGGCGCCGAGGTGGCGGTCGGCGACCCGGTGAACCCGGGCCGTCGGGTCCTGTCGGTGACCTCGACCCGCCGAACCGTGCACGTCGACCTGGACACCGATGACCAGTCCATGGCCAGGAAGGGAGCCCCGGTCACGATCGAGCTGCCGGGAGGCGCCCGGGTCAAGGGCACGATCAGTGAGGTGGGCACGGTGGCCCGGGCCTCGGGCGGCGACGCGGGGCAGGGCGGCGGCGACGCGACCATCGACGTGGAGATCACGCTCCGCTCGGCCGCCAAGGTGGGCCGGCTGGACCAGGCGCCGGTCAGCGTCGGCATGGAGAGCGAGCGCGTCAAGGACGTCCTGTCGGTGCCGGTCGAGGCGCTGCTCGCCCTGTCAGAGGGCGGGTTCGGCGTCGAGGTCGTCGAGGGATCGGGCACGCGGATCATCGCGGTCGAGACCGGCGCGTACGGCGGCGGCAGGGTCGAGGTCTCCGGCGACGGGCTGGCCGCGGGCATGAAGGTCGGGGTGCCGGACCGGTGA